The window TCTTCCATAAGGTAAGTACGATTCTCTAATAGGTTTAAAGTTTATTTGTTTTTCCATTTTAATCAACTCCTAAGGGTGTAGAAGAAATGATTTACATTTCTTCTACTAATGCTCTTAACTCGTCAACTGTTAGCCAATCGGTATTCATATCACTGGTATATTTAAAACCATCTGGTAACGGCTTTCCTTCTTTCATATCCTCTTCAGCCCACCACGGGAATTCAGGCTGAATAATATAATACGTATCAAATTCCAATGTACGGCGAGCATCATCTTCTGTAATCATCGCTTCATGAAGTTTTTCTCCTGGACGAATTCCAACGATTTCAATTTCACATTCCGGAGCTATGGCTTCAGCTAAATCTACTACCCTCATGCTTGGAATTTTCGGAACAAAAATTTCCCCACCACGCATACGTTGCAAATTATCTAATACAAATTGAACACCTTGATCCAAGGTAATCCAAAAGCGAGTCATTCTTTCATCAGTAATAGGTAATTTTCCAGTATGACGAACTTTCTTAAAGAATGGAACGACACTTCCTCGGCTACCAACAACATTTCCATATCGAACTACTGAAAATCTAGTGTCTTTTTCACCTACATAGGAGTTTGCAGCTACAAAAATTTTGTCAGATGCAAGTTTAGTTGCACCATATAGGTTGATTGGGCTACAAGCTTTATCCGTACTTAAAGCAATAACCCTTTGTACCCCTCTATCAATTGCTGCCTCAATTATATTTTGAGCTCCATGAATATTTGTTTTTACTGCTTCGAAAGGATTATACTCACAAGCACCTACATGTTTTAATGCTGCAGCATGAACTACAATATCAACACCATCAAAAGCACGATATAGTCGATCTTTATCTCGAACATCCCCTAAAAAGAAACGAATACGAGGATCTTTATATTCTTGAGCCATTTCATATTGTTTTAATTCATCACGGCTAAAGATAATTACCTTTTTCACATCATATTCTAATACTTTATTAACAAATTTTTTTCCAAATGAACCTGTTCCACCTGTTACTAAAACTGTTTTCCCTTCTAAGTTAAACATATCCTATACCTTCCTTTATATTTTTTATATTTATATTACTATAATTAAATATAAATTTTTTCTTTTAATATGCTCCCCTTTTAAATAAAACCACTATAATTGTCTTTAATAGAATTTTTATATCTAACATAAAAGATTGATTATAAATATAATATAATTCGATATTAGTTCTTTCAGGATAACCAACACTACTTCTACCACTTACCTGCCAATAACCAGTTACTCCAGGTTTTACAGATAAAAATTCATTTACTTTATCCTTATATTCTTTTAGTTCTTCTTTAACAACTGGTCTAGGTCCTACTAAACTCATTTCACCTTTAAGGACATTTATTAGTTGAGGAATTTCATCGATACTCGTTGCTCTAATAAACCGACCAAATCTTGTAATTCTTGGGTCTTCATGAGGTTCTAATTTATAACTATTTTCGATATATTTTTTATACAACTCATTATCTTGTTTTAGTTTTTCTTCAGCATTAACTACCATCGATCTAAATTTATAAATATAAAACTCTTTGCCACCCTTCCCAATACGTATCTGTTTAAAGAAAACAGGCCCTTTATTTTCTCCAAACATATAAAAAATAGATATAAATAAAAACAGAGGGCTAAGTGATATTAGCCCAAAGATTGCTCCTAAAATATCTATTATTCTTTTTGAAATATGAAAGGCAGCTTTATTTTGGGAGGCACTCTTTATATTTACATCTTGTGCTCCCATTTTATATTTTACCTCTTCCACGTAGTACACCTCCTATACTTCAATCTTATTTTTTAATAAATCTTCCATAAACTTCATAACATCTTCTTTTAAATCCTCATGATTCAACGCAAACTCCACCGTCGTTTTAATAAACCCTAACTTCTCCCCAACGTCATAACGCTTCCCTTCAAAATCGTAGGCAAATACACGTTGAATTTCGTTCAGACGTTGAATTGCATCCGTCAATTGAATTTCCCCACCAGCACCAATTTGCTGCTCTTCTAAAAACATGAAGATTTCTGGATTTAATACGTAACGGCCCATGATTGCTAAGTTCGAAGGGGCTGTTCCTTGCTTTGGTTTTTCGACAAACTGACGCACTTGATAACGACGACCGTTCTGTCCAATCGGATCAATAATACCGTAACGATGTGTTTCACTTTCCGGTACTGTTTGGACCCCAATCACAGAGGCTTGTGTTTGTTCATACTCTTCGATTAATTGACGTAAGCACGGCTTCTCTGCTTGAACAATATCATCCCCTAACAGAACCGCAAATGGCTCGTCTCCGATAAACTTACGCGCACACCATACCGCATGCCCTAATCCTTTCGGCTCTTTCTGGCGAATATAATGAATATTCGCTAAATCAGAAGCATGTTTTACTTTTTCAAGGAGCTCAAACTTTTGTTTTTCCATTAAGTTTTGCTCGAGTTCAAACGCATGATCGAAATGATCCTCAATCGCGCGCTTTCCTTTTCCTGTGACGATAATAATGTCTTCAATTCCAGATTCGATCGCTTCTTCTACTATGTATTGAATCGTCGGTTTATCAACAATCGGTAACATTTCCTTCGGCATTGCTTTTGTCGCTGGTAAAAAGCGCGTACCAAGCCCCGCGGCAGGAATAATCGCTTTCTTGACTGTTTTCACTTTCATTTCCCCCTTATTTCATATAAAACATGAAGTACACCTTGTAGAGTATGAATTGTAAAAAAATCTAGATATAAAGACTACAAGGAATCACCATATCTAGATCTTCTTATTAGTAAAATAGGGCATCTAACCCTACCTCACACCGCACCATTGACGACACGCGTCTAAGGTATTAAGACTGAATACCCACAGCGCAGCCGAGTGCCCCCATTGATAAAGGTTAGGAGACATCACCTGAACAGAAGTGGACCGAAACTCATACGTTTCGGTCGCAAAAAAACCACAACAATCTTGTAGAAGATTATATCTTCTATTAAGGTTTGACTTACCTATTAAAAAATTCCCAAAAACTTCTTCTTACGAACGCGTAAAGGTTCGTCCCGATAAATAGATTGAGAATTTAAGATATACTCAGCATTCTCTTGTAAATAATAAACAGCATCCATCCCAAACTTTTGTTGTAAAGTATGATAGGCGTCTCTTATATGAAAGCCTCTCGTCTTTATGTTATGTGCATCGGATGCGATAACGTGTGCTAACCTCGCTTCGATTAAGTCGAACGAAAATTTCTGAATTTTTTTTCCGAATTTTCCGACTAAGCTTCCTGCAGTAATTTGCGCTAACGCCCCGCGCTTGACTAACTTGTATAGTAAATCACTGTTTTGCATAATCTCACTGTTGCGCTCTGGGTGAGCAATAATAGGCGTAATCCCTTTTAATTGCAAATCATAAATGAGTTGCTCAGCAAAACGCGGAACATGATTAGACGGGAACTCAATTAGAACGTATTTCCCCTCATTCAATCCAATTAATCGGTTATTCTCTAAATCTTCTAAAAGTTCGCCGTAAAGGCGGATTTCTTGTCCTGAAACGACTTTAAGGGGAATACCCTCTCGATCAAGTGCCGCTTGAAGTTTACGAACCCCTTCAATGACAATATCAGCTTCATTGTCATATTTCTCGTGTTTATGATGAGGCGTAGCCACAATCGTTGCAATTCCTTCTTCTACCGCTTTCCGCGCCATTTCTATGCTCTCTGTCATGTGCTTCGCCCCGTCATCCACCTCAGGTAAAATGTGACAATGTAAATCGATCATAAAACTCCCCCTTCCACCAAAATAGGTCCAATAGCACATTTTTCTGTAAGACAATTACATATTGTAACAAATATTGAATAAAGTGAGAAGAGGGAAGTTTGTCGAATTATATCTTATTTCCCACCATAATAATAGTAATATTGACTGTCTTTCTTCTTCTTCCCGTTTAAGACAACCCCAAGAAGCTTCCCTTTTCCTACAGAAAGTGCTTCTTTTGCTTTCTGAGCTAGCTCCAATTCCGTTTTTCCGCTCCAAACTACTAAAATCGACCCATCCACATGGTTGGAGAGAATTTGAGCATCTGCTACCGCTAAAACAGGCGGGGTATCAAAGATAATCATGTCGTAAATCCCTTTAACCTCATTGATGAATTCCTTCATATGCTGTGAAGACAATAACTCCGCTGGGTTTGGTGGAATCGGACCACTCGTTAAAATATCTAAATTCTCAACCTCACACGGTTGAATAGCTTCTTGTAACGTTACTTGTCTTGTCAATACGCGCGTCAACCCGTAAATATTTTCGACACGGAACGTATAATGTGCTGTTGGCTTTCGTAAATCAGCATCAATTAATAATACCCTCTTCCCTTGCTGGGCAAACACAACAGCTAAATTCGCCGCTGTCGTCGACTTTCCTTCCCCAGGACTTCCTGATGTCACTAAAATCGTTTTCACTTC of the Bacillus kexueae genome contains:
- the pseB gene encoding UDP-N-acetylglucosamine 4,6-dehydratase (inverting); translation: MFNLEGKTVLVTGGTGSFGKKFVNKVLEYDVKKVIIFSRDELKQYEMAQEYKDPRIRFFLGDVRDKDRLYRAFDGVDIVVHAAALKHVGACEYNPFEAVKTNIHGAQNIIEAAIDRGVQRVIALSTDKACSPINLYGATKLASDKIFVAANSYVGEKDTRFSVVRYGNVVGSRGSVVPFFKKVRHTGKLPITDERMTRFWITLDQGVQFVLDNLQRMRGGEIFVPKIPSMRVVDLAEAIAPECEIEIVGIRPGEKLHEAMITEDDARRTLEFDTYYIIQPEFPWWAEEDMKEGKPLPDGFKYTSDMNTDWLTVDELRALVEEM
- a CDS encoding sugar transferase; amino-acid sequence: MGAQDVNIKSASQNKAAFHISKRIIDILGAIFGLISLSPLFLFISIFYMFGENKGPVFFKQIRIGKGGKEFYIYKFRSMVVNAEEKLKQDNELYKKYIENSYKLEPHEDPRITRFGRFIRATSIDEIPQLINVLKGEMSLVGPRPVVKEELKEYKDKVNEFLSVKPGVTGYWQVSGRSSVGYPERTNIELYYIYNQSFMLDIKILLKTIIVVLFKRGAY
- the galU gene encoding UTP--glucose-1-phosphate uridylyltransferase GalU — protein: MKTVKKAIIPAAGLGTRFLPATKAMPKEMLPIVDKPTIQYIVEEAIESGIEDIIIVTGKGKRAIEDHFDHAFELEQNLMEKQKFELLEKVKHASDLANIHYIRQKEPKGLGHAVWCARKFIGDEPFAVLLGDDIVQAEKPCLRQLIEEYEQTQASVIGVQTVPESETHRYGIIDPIGQNGRRYQVRQFVEKPKQGTAPSNLAIMGRYVLNPEIFMFLEEQQIGAGGEIQLTDAIQRLNEIQRVFAYDFEGKRYDVGEKLGFIKTTVEFALNHEDLKEDVMKFMEDLLKNKIEV
- a CDS encoding tyrosine-protein phosphatase is translated as MIDLHCHILPEVDDGAKHMTESIEMARKAVEEGIATIVATPHHKHEKYDNEADIVIEGVRKLQAALDREGIPLKVVSGQEIRLYGELLEDLENNRLIGLNEGKYVLIEFPSNHVPRFAEQLIYDLQLKGITPIIAHPERNSEIMQNSDLLYKLVKRGALAQITAGSLVGKFGKKIQKFSFDLIEARLAHVIASDAHNIKTRGFHIRDAYHTLQQKFGMDAVYYLQENAEYILNSQSIYRDEPLRVRKKKFLGIF
- a CDS encoding CpsD/CapB family tyrosine-protein kinase, with the translated sequence MARNRGKGNRTTFKRNERSLITAKMPKSPVSEQYRTIRTNIQFSAVDEEVKTILVTSGSPGEGKSTTAANLAVVFAQQGKRVLLIDADLRKPTAHYTFRVENIYGLTRVLTRQVTLQEAIQPCEVENLDILTSGPIPPNPAELLSSQHMKEFINEVKGIYDMIIFDTPPVLAVADAQILSNHVDGSILVVWSGKTELELAQKAKEALSVGKGKLLGVVLNGKKKKDSQYYYYYGGK